One window of Microbacterium sp. 1S1 genomic DNA carries:
- a CDS encoding replication-associated recombination protein A, which yields MSSPSALLSGQTPLAVRMRPVSLDEVAGQRHLLRAGSPIVALADPEATSPGAVSIILWGPPGTGKTTLAQAIARSSGRRFVELSAITAGVKDVREVMQEAITQRDLYGQTTILFLDEIHRFTKAQQDALLPGVENGWVILIAATTENPSFSVISPLLSRSLLLTLQPLTDDDIGVLVDRAVSDARGLAGAVALSDEARSALIRLASGDARRALTGLEAAAAVALSHVAAAEADGDGEDRETVVPEVTADDVAQAVDKALLRYDRQGDEHYDVISAFIKSIRGSDPDAALHYLARMIEAGEDPRFIARRLVISASEDVGLADPQALGIAVAAADAVAFIGMPEGRIPLAEATVYLATTAKSNAAYVGIDAAIADIRAGGFGRVPLHLRDAHYPGAKRLGHGRGYRYAHDSEYGIVPQQYLPDELDGRHYYEPKNLGAERDISARLERIRRILGDR from the coding sequence ATGTCCTCTCCCTCCGCCCTGCTCTCCGGGCAGACACCGCTCGCCGTGCGCATGCGTCCGGTGTCGCTGGACGAGGTCGCGGGACAGCGTCACCTGCTGCGGGCGGGGTCGCCCATCGTGGCCCTCGCCGACCCCGAAGCCACCTCTCCCGGCGCGGTGTCGATCATCCTGTGGGGCCCGCCCGGCACCGGCAAGACGACACTGGCTCAGGCCATCGCGCGCTCTTCGGGTCGGCGGTTCGTCGAGCTCTCCGCCATCACCGCCGGCGTGAAAGACGTCCGAGAGGTGATGCAGGAGGCCATCACGCAACGCGACCTGTACGGTCAGACGACGATCCTCTTCCTCGACGAGATCCACCGCTTCACCAAAGCCCAGCAGGACGCGCTGCTGCCCGGCGTGGAGAACGGGTGGGTCATCCTCATCGCCGCCACGACGGAGAACCCCTCGTTCTCGGTGATCTCACCGCTGCTGTCCCGGTCGCTGCTCCTCACCCTGCAGCCGCTCACCGATGACGACATCGGGGTGCTGGTGGACCGGGCGGTGTCGGATGCGCGCGGACTCGCCGGCGCGGTCGCGCTCAGCGATGAGGCGCGGTCGGCGCTCATCCGCCTCGCGTCGGGGGACGCCCGGCGCGCGCTCACCGGGTTGGAGGCCGCCGCTGCGGTGGCGCTCTCGCACGTCGCGGCCGCCGAGGCCGACGGCGACGGCGAAGACCGGGAGACGGTCGTCCCCGAGGTCACCGCCGACGACGTGGCGCAGGCCGTCGACAAGGCTCTGCTCCGCTACGACCGCCAGGGCGACGAGCACTACGACGTCATCAGCGCCTTCATCAAGTCGATCCGCGGTTCCGACCCGGATGCCGCGCTGCACTACCTGGCCCGCATGATCGAGGCGGGGGAGGATCCGCGCTTCATCGCCCGACGGCTCGTCATCTCGGCGTCTGAAGATGTCGGTCTCGCCGACCCTCAGGCGCTCGGCATCGCCGTGGCCGCCGCCGACGCCGTGGCCTTCATCGGAATGCCGGAGGGGCGCATCCCGCTCGCGGAGGCCACCGTGTATCTGGCCACCACCGCGAAGTCGAACGCGGCCTACGTCGGCATCGACGCCGCCATCGCCGACATCCGCGCGGGGGGATTCGGGCGCGTGCCCCTTCACCTCCGCGACGCGCACTACCCCGGGGCGAAGCGCCTCGGGCACGGCCGCGGCTATCGCTACGCGCACGACAGCGAGTACGGCATCGTGCCGCAGCAGTACCTGCCGGACGAGCTCGACGGGCGGCACTACTACGAGCCGAAGAACCTCGGCGCGGAGCGTGACATCAGCGCGCGGCTGGAGCGCATCCGGCGCATCCTCGGCGACCGGTGA
- a CDS encoding winged helix-turn-helix domain-containing protein, with protein sequence MSALTRPAPALVGCRIVVAEVPRPVRPESVDAETLLRALAAIGSEVVRLTPLREDHPIPAGTKRTAYRIASGQVDAVLFPAAEGVPGWLSTVERLEMLDAVRDRALASRLLLATADATATARLAESGLPASTACGPTAGGLAETVAAHFIHTAPERRTDVGRVAVRSGGVLIDGAFLPLSRGAVSLVEALFVADGRVLSRAEIGHVLPGGRRSPRAVEVAVARLRESLGDLDLVQTVVKRGYRLAVTDERAG encoded by the coding sequence GTGAGCGCGCTGACCCGCCCCGCGCCGGCGCTCGTCGGCTGCCGGATCGTCGTCGCCGAGGTTCCTCGGCCCGTGCGCCCGGAGTCCGTCGACGCCGAGACGCTGCTGCGGGCTCTCGCCGCCATCGGGTCGGAGGTCGTGCGGTTGACGCCGCTGCGCGAGGATCACCCGATCCCGGCCGGAACCAAGCGGACGGCGTACCGTATCGCGTCCGGTCAGGTGGACGCGGTCCTGTTCCCGGCCGCCGAGGGCGTGCCCGGGTGGCTGTCGACGGTGGAGCGGCTGGAGATGCTCGACGCCGTGCGCGACCGGGCTCTCGCCTCGCGCCTCCTGTTGGCCACGGCCGATGCCACCGCGACGGCACGACTGGCGGAGAGCGGGCTGCCCGCCTCGACGGCGTGCGGTCCGACCGCGGGCGGTCTCGCCGAAACGGTCGCGGCCCACTTCATCCACACGGCTCCGGAGCGGCGGACGGACGTCGGCCGGGTCGCGGTGCGCAGCGGCGGCGTGCTGATCGACGGCGCGTTCCTCCCCTTGTCCCGCGGGGCGGTGAGTCTTGTGGAGGCGCTGTTCGTCGCGGACGGGCGGGTGCTCAGCCGGGCGGAGATCGGCCACGTGCTGCCCGGCGGACGCCGGAGCCCGCGGGCCGTCGAGGTCGCCGTCGCGCGACTCCGGGAGTCCCTCGGCGACCTCGACCTGGTGCAGACCGTGGTCAAGAGGGGCTACCGGCTCGCCGTCACCGACGAACGAGCGGGCTGA
- a CDS encoding type IV toxin-antitoxin system AbiEi family antitoxin, with amino-acid sequence MHPALLFLPGARLSQPELSAARLDGHVVEIGDAYIPADLPESADVRASSIAGLVQDGAAACGPSAAWIHGARDAPPGVHHVRRCVERRVRPRLSARVIFHDTVIPEVDVELLGGIAVTTPVRTMIDLATALHRDPRVLPWMKALARVRPDTVTFAIRALRERHRVPGSVSGIAALERLVRKK; translated from the coding sequence ATGCACCCCGCTCTGCTGTTCCTCCCCGGCGCGCGGCTGAGCCAGCCCGAGTTGAGCGCCGCCCGCCTCGATGGTCATGTCGTCGAGATCGGCGACGCCTACATCCCCGCCGATCTGCCGGAGTCGGCGGACGTCCGCGCGAGCAGCATCGCCGGTCTCGTGCAGGACGGAGCGGCGGCCTGCGGCCCCTCGGCTGCGTGGATCCACGGGGCGCGCGATGCGCCACCCGGGGTGCACCACGTGCGACGATGCGTCGAGCGGCGCGTGCGACCTCGCCTCAGCGCCAGGGTGATCTTCCACGACACGGTGATTCCCGAGGTGGACGTGGAGCTTCTCGGGGGCATCGCGGTGACGACTCCGGTCCGCACGATGATCGACCTGGCGACGGCTCTGCACCGCGATCCGCGCGTCCTGCCGTGGATGAAGGCGCTCGCGCGCGTGCGTCCCGACACGGTGACCTTCGCGATCCGCGCTCTGCGCGAGCGGCACCGGGTCCCGGGCAGCGTGAGCGGAATCGCAGCCCTGGAGCGGCTCGTCAGGAAGAAGTGA
- a CDS encoding FAD-dependent oxidoreductase: protein MDDSAPQAAEILVVGAGIAARRFVARMLEDPDRAVRITVFGDEARLPYDRSGLARVVSGAPASAIELDRGPFRDDRVRLIDDDRVLRIDRARCRVRTRSQRWYDYDTLVLATGTHARPLDVPGIHARGAFVVRTLEDAQTLRAFLAVRSAELPRPLRAVVVGGGADGVDVAFTLQDAGVRTTLVDSADRLFAAQLSWHAAASLRRIVESRGITVRTRTRLTRVDPDETGAVTAVEFQDGSFARADLVVTVRARARDELARNAGLPVHPDGGIVVDAAGVTDDPQILAIGDAAVAADDRGRGVEAAELSAVRAADALCGARQHPGPRGWRGAPGGVDIATVRVGGEEDGAIAIPLRTHDRRAFGEVVISADASRVHGATVIGERTPTWLTRLSHDDVGSHAVVRALLAEEEAEDHEEQCGHAIRHLDADGLRVHMGRHGVRTFPEAVAAAPESRDCGPCLRHLAVALLDTAEAAAEPAPPRSRRHPADVRLRGTASAPVVEVRVGAVVDASLLLVIARLAARHDAAVRIGAGTIDVEGIGDDDLSRALADLRAAAAPLVDDEAGQPVTAMAGRPTAAARHPRETRGRVVRSAAGARSVEGSA from the coding sequence ATGGACGACAGCGCACCGCAGGCGGCCGAGATCCTCGTCGTCGGAGCGGGGATCGCCGCTCGACGATTCGTCGCACGCATGCTGGAGGATCCCGACAGGGCGGTGCGGATCACGGTGTTCGGGGACGAGGCCCGCCTGCCGTACGATCGCTCTGGCCTGGCACGCGTCGTCTCCGGTGCTCCGGCGTCGGCGATCGAACTCGACCGCGGCCCCTTCCGGGACGACCGGGTGCGATTGATCGACGACGACCGAGTGCTGCGCATCGACAGGGCGAGGTGCCGTGTGCGCACCCGCTCACAGCGCTGGTACGACTACGACACGCTCGTCCTCGCGACGGGCACCCATGCCAGGCCGCTGGACGTCCCCGGCATCCACGCCCGCGGGGCCTTCGTCGTCCGCACGCTGGAGGACGCCCAGACGCTGCGAGCGTTCCTCGCCGTGCGGTCGGCGGAGCTGCCGCGTCCACTCCGCGCGGTCGTCGTCGGCGGCGGCGCGGATGGTGTGGACGTCGCGTTCACGCTGCAGGACGCCGGCGTGCGTACGACGCTCGTCGACAGCGCGGACAGGCTGTTCGCCGCGCAGCTTTCCTGGCACGCAGCGGCGTCGCTCCGTCGGATCGTGGAAAGCCGGGGCATCACCGTGCGCACACGGACGCGACTGACGCGCGTCGATCCTGACGAGACGGGCGCCGTGACCGCGGTCGAGTTCCAGGACGGGTCGTTCGCCCGTGCGGACCTCGTCGTGACGGTGCGCGCCCGGGCACGGGACGAGCTGGCGCGGAACGCCGGGTTGCCGGTACACCCGGACGGCGGCATCGTCGTCGATGCCGCCGGAGTGACCGACGATCCGCAGATCCTTGCGATCGGCGACGCCGCGGTGGCGGCGGACGACCGCGGCCGGGGTGTCGAAGCGGCGGAGCTGTCGGCTGTCCGTGCCGCGGACGCCCTCTGCGGCGCGAGGCAGCATCCCGGTCCGAGGGGCTGGCGCGGGGCTCCCGGTGGTGTCGACATCGCGACCGTGCGGGTCGGGGGAGAGGAGGACGGCGCCATCGCGATTCCTCTGCGGACCCACGATCGCCGCGCGTTCGGCGAAGTGGTGATCTCCGCCGACGCCAGCCGGGTGCATGGGGCGACGGTGATCGGTGAGCGAACGCCCACCTGGCTGACGCGTCTCTCGCACGATGACGTCGGCAGCCACGCGGTGGTCCGCGCGCTCCTGGCGGAGGAGGAGGCCGAGGATCACGAGGAGCAGTGCGGCCATGCGATCCGCCACCTCGACGCGGACGGGCTGAGGGTGCACATGGGTCGACACGGTGTCCGGACCTTCCCCGAGGCAGTGGCCGCGGCCCCCGAGAGCCGCGATTGCGGGCCCTGCCTCCGGCATCTCGCCGTGGCTTTGCTCGACACCGCGGAGGCGGCGGCGGAACCCGCTCCGCCACGAAGCCGTCGTCATCCCGCTGACGTCCGCCTCCGAGGCACGGCGTCCGCACCGGTCGTGGAGGTGCGGGTCGGCGCGGTCGTCGATGCGTCACTGCTCCTGGTGATCGCTCGTCTGGCCGCGCGCCACGACGCGGCGGTGAGGATCGGCGCCGGAACGATCGACGTGGAGGGCATCGGAGACGACGATCTGTCGCGCGCCCTGGCCGACCTCCGAGCCGCCGCCGCTCCGCTTGTTGACGACGAGGCGGGGCAGCCGGTGACCGCGATGGCGGGACGACCGACGGCCGCGGCGCGACACCCCCGGGAAACGAGAGGCAGGGTCGTGCGGTCGGCCGCCGGGGCGCGGTCAGTCGAGGGGTCGGCGTGA
- the rpsD gene encoding 30S ribosomal protein S4 — MVTKSQDRRKVRLSRALGVALTPKAARYLEKRPYAPGEHGRTKRKADSDYAVRLREKQRLREQYGIREKQLRIAFNEARRQDGLTGENLVELLEMRLDALVLRSGFARTTAQARQLVVHRHILVDGQLVDRPSFRVKPGQLIHVKPKSEGLEPFQVAAAGGHAEVLPAVPGYLEVELDKLQARLVRRPKRAEVPVTCEVQLVVEYYAAR; from the coding sequence GTGGTCACGAAGTCCCAGGACCGCCGCAAGGTGCGTCTCAGCCGCGCCCTCGGCGTGGCCCTCACCCCCAAGGCCGCCCGCTACCTCGAGAAGCGTCCCTACGCTCCGGGCGAGCACGGCCGCACCAAGCGCAAGGCCGACAGCGACTACGCCGTCCGTCTGCGTGAGAAGCAGCGTCTGCGCGAGCAGTACGGCATCCGCGAGAAGCAGCTGCGCATCGCGTTCAACGAGGCCCGTCGTCAGGACGGCCTGACCGGTGAGAACCTCGTCGAGCTCCTCGAGATGCGTCTCGACGCCCTCGTCCTGCGTTCGGGCTTCGCCCGCACCACGGCACAGGCGCGCCAGCTCGTCGTGCACCGTCACATCCTCGTCGACGGCCAGCTCGTCGACCGCCCGTCGTTCCGCGTGAAGCCGGGTCAGCTCATCCACGTCAAGCCCAAGAGCGAGGGCCTCGAGCCCTTCCAGGTGGCGGCCGCCGGCGGTCACGCCGAGGTCCTGCCCGCCGTTCCGGGTTACCTCGAGGTCGAGCTCGACAAGCTCCAGGCTCGCCTGGTCCGTCGTCCGAAGCGCGCCGAGGTCCCCGTGACCTGTGAAGTGCAGCTCGTCGTCGAGTACTACGCGGCTCGCTGA
- the alaS gene encoding alanine--tRNA ligase, giving the protein MKTAEIAQRYLSYFEKNDHLIVPSASLVSDDPSLLFTVAGMVPMIPYLTGVVPAPHPRIADLQKCIRTNDIEEVGRTARHGTFFQMLGNWSFGDYFKEGAIRYAWELLTSSEADGGLGFDEKDLWVTVYETDDEAEAIWRDIIGLKPERIQRLGRADNYWNTGQPGPGGPDSEIFFDRGPAYGRDGGPAVDDSRFLEIWNLVFMQDFIENIRGKTEFDIVGELPMKNIDTGMGLERVAFLKQGVENMYETDQVRPVLDRAVELSGRRYGAVHEDDVRFRVIADHVRSSLMLLSDGVRPSNEGRGYILRRLMRRTVRAMRLLGVDEPAFPELFAASRDAMKSAYPELERDWSVLSSAAFAEEETFRRTLAQGSTILDLALDETKKGGGKTLSGSEAFLLHDTYGFPIDLTLEVAEEAGLDVDRAAFDSLMQEQRQRAKDDARNRKRQLADVSVYRDLRALGETGFDGYTALEVESRVLGLLVDGAPVRSAAEGQIAEVVLAETTLYAESGGQVADKGTIVGPGYELEVLDVQRPVPGLISHTVEVSRGTVAVDDIATTIVDAANRRAARQAHSATHLVHAALRDTLGPTATQSGSLNRAGYMRFDFAWSQALSMDTRTEIEEITNRAVQDALEVTTRIVTLDEAKEAGAMALFGEKYGDVVRMVDIGGPWSRELCAGTHVSTSAEIGLVSVVGESSVGASNRRIEALVGADAFRELAAERALVSQLTASLKTPREQLPERIADLAASLKAAEKRIAQFEAKERAGRIPAIAEAATRVGDFRVAAQTLGDVASADDVRELVNGVRDRLGSDPAVVALGAVVNGRPVVVVATNEAARGAGAKAGALAKRAAGVLGGGGGGRDDVAQGGGTDAAALPAALEAVSQELLGA; this is encoded by the coding sequence ATGAAAACTGCGGAAATCGCGCAGCGCTATCTCTCCTACTTCGAGAAGAACGACCACCTCATCGTGCCCTCGGCATCGCTGGTCAGCGACGACCCGTCGCTGCTGTTCACGGTCGCCGGCATGGTCCCGATGATCCCGTACCTCACGGGCGTGGTCCCGGCGCCGCACCCGCGCATCGCCGATCTCCAGAAGTGCATCCGGACGAACGACATCGAAGAGGTCGGTCGCACGGCGCGTCACGGCACGTTCTTCCAGATGCTCGGCAACTGGTCGTTCGGCGACTACTTCAAGGAAGGCGCGATCCGCTACGCCTGGGAGCTGCTCACGAGCTCGGAGGCCGATGGCGGCCTCGGCTTCGACGAGAAGGACCTCTGGGTCACCGTCTACGAGACCGACGACGAGGCCGAGGCGATCTGGCGCGACATCATCGGGCTCAAGCCGGAGCGCATCCAGCGACTTGGGCGTGCGGACAACTACTGGAACACCGGGCAGCCCGGTCCCGGTGGCCCTGACTCCGAGATCTTCTTCGACCGCGGCCCGGCCTACGGCAGGGACGGCGGCCCCGCTGTCGACGATTCGCGGTTCCTGGAGATCTGGAACCTCGTGTTCATGCAGGACTTCATCGAGAACATCCGCGGCAAGACCGAGTTCGACATCGTCGGCGAACTGCCGATGAAGAACATCGACACCGGCATGGGTCTCGAGCGCGTCGCCTTCCTCAAGCAGGGCGTCGAGAACATGTACGAGACCGACCAGGTGCGTCCGGTCCTCGACCGCGCCGTCGAGCTCTCCGGCCGCCGCTACGGCGCCGTGCACGAGGACGACGTCCGCTTCCGCGTGATCGCGGATCACGTGCGCTCCTCGCTCATGCTCCTCTCCGACGGCGTCCGTCCGTCGAACGAGGGCCGCGGCTACATCCTGCGGCGCCTGATGCGCCGGACCGTCCGCGCCATGCGTCTGCTTGGGGTCGACGAGCCCGCGTTCCCCGAGCTGTTCGCCGCCTCCCGCGACGCGATGAAGTCGGCGTACCCGGAGCTGGAGCGCGACTGGTCGGTGCTCTCCTCGGCGGCGTTCGCCGAAGAAGAGACCTTCCGGCGCACGCTGGCGCAGGGGTCGACCATCCTCGACCTCGCCCTGGACGAGACGAAGAAGGGCGGCGGAAAAACTCTCAGCGGTTCGGAGGCGTTCCTGCTGCACGACACCTACGGCTTCCCGATCGACCTCACCCTGGAGGTCGCCGAAGAGGCCGGGCTGGACGTCGACCGCGCGGCGTTCGACTCGCTGATGCAGGAGCAGCGTCAGCGCGCGAAGGACGACGCCCGCAACCGCAAGCGCCAGCTCGCGGATGTCTCGGTGTACCGCGACCTGCGCGCGCTGGGCGAGACGGGCTTCGACGGCTACACTGCCCTCGAGGTGGAGTCCCGTGTGCTCGGCCTGCTCGTCGACGGCGCGCCGGTGCGCAGCGCCGCCGAGGGCCAGATCGCCGAGGTCGTGCTCGCCGAGACGACGCTGTACGCCGAGTCCGGTGGTCAGGTCGCCGACAAGGGCACCATCGTGGGCCCGGGCTACGAGCTCGAGGTGCTCGACGTGCAGCGTCCGGTCCCCGGGCTGATCAGCCACACGGTCGAGGTCTCCCGCGGCACGGTCGCGGTCGACGACATCGCGACGACGATCGTCGACGCCGCCAACCGCCGCGCCGCGCGTCAGGCGCATTCCGCCACCCACCTGGTGCACGCCGCCCTCCGCGACACGCTCGGCCCGACGGCCACGCAGTCCGGGTCGCTGAACCGCGCCGGGTACATGCGATTCGACTTCGCCTGGTCGCAGGCGCTGTCGATGGACACCCGCACGGAGATCGAGGAGATCACGAACCGTGCCGTGCAGGACGCCCTCGAGGTCACCACCCGCATCGTGACGCTCGACGAGGCCAAGGAAGCGGGCGCCATGGCGCTCTTCGGCGAGAAGTACGGCGACGTCGTGCGGATGGTCGACATCGGCGGCCCGTGGTCGCGCGAGCTCTGCGCCGGCACGCACGTGTCGACCAGCGCGGAGATCGGCCTGGTCAGCGTGGTGGGGGAGTCGTCGGTCGGCGCCTCCAACCGCCGAATCGAGGCTCTCGTCGGCGCGGACGCGTTCCGTGAGCTGGCGGCGGAGCGGGCGCTCGTCTCGCAGCTCACCGCTTCCCTGAAGACCCCGCGCGAGCAGCTCCCCGAGCGGATCGCCGATCTCGCCGCGAGCCTCAAGGCCGCGGAGAAGCGCATCGCCCAGTTCGAGGCGAAGGAGCGGGCGGGGCGCATTCCCGCCATTGCCGAAGCCGCGACGCGCGTCGGAGACTTCCGCGTGGCGGCGCAGACGCTGGGTGATGTGGCATCGGCGGACGATGTCCGCGAGCTCGTCAACGGCGTGCGCGACCGGCTCGGCTCCGACCCCGCGGTCGTCGCGCTCGGTGCGGTCGTCAACGGACGCCCCGTCGTCGTCGTCGCCACGAACGAGGCCGCGCGCGGTGCCGGTGCGAAGGCGGGTGCGCTCGCGAAGCGCGCCGCCGGGGTGCTCGGCGGAGGCGGCGGCGGTCGGGACGACGTGGCCCAGGGCGGCGGTACCGACGCAGCGGCACTGCCCGCCGCGCTCGAGGCCGTCTCCCAGGAGCTGCTCGGCGCGTGA
- a CDS encoding DUF349 domain-containing protein — MSANEPAKPTPPVPTPPAVPMPRKAPTPAAVAPAVAKPTPVSSAGEWGRVSEDGTVEVREGESWRVVGQYPDGTPDEALAYFVRKYDDIAFKVVALEQRHQAGGASASDLSKQAAHLIEEATDAAAVGDLAGLRERLTALTASLSEATAQEAQQAKELVDRAIAERTALVERAEEIAARDLSKVQWKQVTAELNELFEAWQSQQQNGPRLSKGISQQLWKRFRDARAVVDKHRRAFYAELDDAHKAARDAKSRLVERAEALAPRGVDGIPAYRALLDEWKTAGRAGRKADDALWARFKAAGDALYAARAEQTAAEEADSAPKIEARQALLEQAKAVADEPNIKRARALLTRIQREWDEVGRIFPRDKERALDDKLRVIEQALKAREDVDWKKNNPETKARANDMSSQLHEAIEKLEAELAAAEKAGDSKAAKEAADALEARRAWLTALGG; from the coding sequence GTGTCTGCCAACGAGCCCGCGAAGCCGACCCCGCCCGTTCCCACCCCGCCCGCCGTGCCGATGCCGCGCAAGGCACCGACGCCGGCCGCCGTCGCCCCGGCCGTCGCGAAGCCGACTCCGGTCTCCTCCGCCGGCGAATGGGGCCGGGTCTCCGAAGACGGCACCGTCGAGGTGCGCGAGGGCGAGTCCTGGCGCGTCGTCGGTCAGTACCCCGACGGCACCCCCGACGAGGCCCTGGCCTATTTCGTCCGCAAGTACGACGACATCGCTTTCAAGGTCGTCGCCCTCGAGCAGCGCCACCAGGCCGGCGGGGCATCGGCGAGCGACCTCTCCAAGCAGGCCGCTCACCTCATCGAGGAGGCCACGGACGCCGCGGCCGTCGGCGACCTCGCCGGCCTGCGCGAGCGCCTCACCGCCCTGACTGCTTCGCTCTCCGAAGCCACGGCGCAGGAGGCACAGCAGGCGAAGGAACTGGTCGACCGGGCGATCGCGGAGCGTACTGCCCTCGTCGAGCGCGCCGAGGAGATCGCGGCCCGCGACCTCAGCAAGGTGCAGTGGAAGCAGGTGACAGCCGAGCTCAACGAGCTGTTCGAGGCGTGGCAGTCCCAGCAGCAGAACGGCCCGCGCCTGTCCAAGGGCATCTCCCAGCAGCTCTGGAAGCGGTTCCGCGACGCCCGAGCGGTCGTCGACAAGCACCGGCGCGCGTTCTACGCCGAGCTGGACGACGCCCACAAGGCCGCGCGTGACGCTAAGTCCCGTCTGGTCGAGCGGGCCGAGGCACTGGCACCGCGCGGAGTCGACGGCATCCCCGCCTACCGCGCACTCCTCGACGAGTGGAAGACGGCGGGCCGCGCGGGACGCAAGGCCGATGACGCCCTCTGGGCGCGGTTCAAGGCCGCCGGCGACGCCCTCTATGCCGCCCGCGCCGAGCAGACGGCGGCCGAGGAGGCCGACTCCGCTCCGAAGATCGAGGCGCGGCAGGCTCTTCTCGAGCAGGCCAAGGCGGTCGCCGACGAACCGAACATCAAGCGTGCGCGCGCCCTTCTGACGCGTATCCAGCGCGAGTGGGATGAGGTCGGCCGCATCTTCCCCCGGGACAAGGAGCGCGCCCTCGACGACAAGCTCCGCGTCATCGAGCAAGCGCTCAAGGCGCGCGAGGACGTCGACTGGAAGAAGAACAACCCGGAGACCAAGGCGCGGGCGAACGACATGAGCTCGCAGCTGCACGAGGCCATCGAGAAGCTCGAGGCCGAACTGGCCGCCGCCGAGAAGGCAGGCGACAGCAAGGCCGCCAAGGAGGCTGCCGACGCTCTCGAGGCGCGTCGAGCCTGGCTCACCGCCCTGGGCGGCTGA